The Microbacterium sp. LWO12-1.2 genome includes a window with the following:
- a CDS encoding phosphatidate cytidylyltransferase — translation MSDDTRDDEEGTPPSRREAVDGASPDGGIPLADTAFPEFDATSIPPRPPLPREEYVSGGVEVVTTEQLDTADHNAIREQWRAARDELGTHVSHARDQLDQANERIKQRTGRDLILAIVIGLAFGAALLGSLLFIKALFLPFALAAALLGVYELSRALRSGGRRIDVVPQLIAAAILVLSAYFAEIWLCWVVLFVAVSFVIVWRLVAQMVSKDGRTYGDVLADAVVGGFVQIYVPFLAGVALILLKQEGGQWWVLSFIAIAVAADTGAYAAGIAFGRHPMAPKISPKKTWEGFAGAVAASLIAGTLLALFLLDLPWWAGLIFGAAILLSATLGDLGESMLKRDIGIKDMSSWLPGHGGLLDRLDSILPSTVPALCLYFLLSPWVVLS, via the coding sequence ATGTCTGACGACACGCGAGATGACGAGGAGGGGACACCACCGTCGCGCCGTGAGGCAGTTGACGGGGCGAGCCCTGACGGCGGCATCCCGCTTGCGGACACCGCCTTCCCCGAGTTCGATGCGACGAGCATTCCTCCGCGTCCTCCGCTGCCCCGCGAGGAGTATGTGAGCGGGGGAGTCGAGGTCGTGACGACGGAGCAGCTCGACACCGCTGATCACAACGCGATCAGAGAGCAATGGCGGGCAGCGCGAGACGAGCTGGGAACTCACGTGTCGCATGCGCGGGACCAGCTGGATCAGGCGAACGAACGGATCAAGCAGCGCACGGGACGCGACCTCATCCTGGCCATCGTCATCGGACTCGCGTTCGGAGCGGCGCTGCTCGGGTCGTTGCTCTTCATCAAAGCGTTGTTCCTGCCGTTCGCCCTGGCGGCGGCACTCCTCGGTGTCTATGAACTTTCGCGCGCGCTCCGCTCCGGTGGGCGTCGCATCGATGTCGTCCCCCAACTGATCGCAGCGGCGATCCTGGTGCTCTCGGCGTACTTCGCGGAGATCTGGCTCTGCTGGGTCGTGCTTTTCGTCGCCGTCTCGTTCGTGATCGTCTGGCGTCTGGTCGCCCAGATGGTCTCGAAAGACGGCAGGACCTACGGCGATGTCCTCGCCGACGCGGTCGTCGGCGGATTCGTGCAGATCTACGTCCCCTTCCTCGCGGGCGTCGCCCTCATCCTGCTCAAGCAGGAGGGCGGGCAATGGTGGGTCCTGAGTTTCATCGCCATCGCCGTCGCCGCGGACACCGGCGCCTACGCGGCCGGCATTGCTTTCGGTCGCCATCCGATGGCACCGAAGATCAGCCCCAAGAAGACGTGGGAGGGGTTCGCCGGCGCTGTCGCGGCATCGTTGATCGCCGGCACACTCCTCGCGCTCTTCCTTCTGGACCTGCCCTGGTGGGCGGGGCTCATCTTCGGCGCAGCCATCCTGCTCTCCGCGACGCTCGGTGACCTCGGTGAGTCGATGCTCAAGCGGGACATCGGCATCAAGGACATGAGTTCGTGGCTGCCGGGACACGGTGGGCTGCTCGACCGACTGGACAGCATCCTGCCCTCGACGGTCCCTGCGCTGTGCCTCTACTTCCTCCTCTCTCCCTGGGTGGTGCTGTCATGA
- a CDS encoding DivIVA domain-containing protein, producing the protein MTDRSLDTAATEDTPPAFALTTGRTLGYHRAAVDTFLVSARKAFELGGDQLEAADVRTASFPLVKGGYVVADVDAALGRVEDAFAARERERVVRARGAGAWVEQAREDAQTILDHLARPARHRFARSGVLTFGYRVDEVDHVATRIVRYLRDGDALTAEQLRSAAFRMQRGGYREEQVDALLDATIDVILAVR; encoded by the coding sequence ATGACCGACCGATCTCTGGATACCGCGGCCACGGAGGACACTCCTCCCGCTTTCGCGCTCACCACCGGCCGCACGCTCGGCTATCACCGCGCCGCGGTGGACACGTTCCTCGTCTCTGCTCGCAAAGCCTTCGAGCTCGGGGGAGACCAGCTGGAGGCGGCAGACGTACGTACCGCGTCATTCCCCCTCGTCAAGGGTGGTTACGTGGTCGCGGACGTCGACGCCGCACTGGGACGGGTCGAGGACGCATTCGCCGCGCGCGAACGCGAGCGCGTCGTTCGTGCTCGCGGAGCGGGTGCATGGGTGGAGCAAGCGCGTGAGGACGCGCAGACGATCCTCGACCACCTCGCTCGGCCCGCACGTCATCGATTCGCACGGAGTGGTGTTCTGACCTTCGGGTATCGAGTCGACGAAGTGGATCACGTCGCCACCCGCATCGTGCGCTACCTCCGCGACGGCGATGCCCTGACCGCCGAGCAGTTGCGGTCAGCCGCGTTCCGGATGCAGCGCGGCGGCTACCGCGAAGAGCAGGTCGATGCGCTGCTCGATGCCACCATCGATGTCATCCTGGCCGTCCGCTGA
- a CDS encoding transglycosylase SLT domain-containing protein translates to MKLERSNASLVPTAVATSARKGTRRWSRRRGVVGFFSAVAVVGFAGAIVAPTGVALADPPTADVADSVYAAALADTQNLTVTVEGAAITPVERGEFEVYVKPKPTPKPVVAQTNASGGSSGGGPLLYSGGGAPAEWMAAAGIAAADQGYVDYIVSRESGWNPNATNSSSGACGLVQALPCSKVPGNGYNPVDNLRWATGYAVGRYGSWAGAYSFWINNHWW, encoded by the coding sequence ATGAAACTCGAACGAAGCAACGCCTCGCTGGTGCCTACGGCGGTGGCCACCTCGGCGCGCAAGGGAACTCGAAGGTGGTCTCGGCGCCGCGGTGTGGTCGGCTTCTTCAGTGCTGTCGCCGTCGTCGGATTCGCCGGAGCGATCGTGGCGCCGACCGGCGTCGCTTTGGCTGACCCGCCGACCGCCGACGTGGCGGACAGCGTGTACGCCGCTGCTCTGGCCGACACGCAGAATCTGACCGTCACCGTCGAAGGCGCGGCCATCACCCCTGTCGAACGCGGTGAGTTCGAGGTATACGTCAAACCGAAGCCCACGCCGAAGCCCGTGGTCGCGCAGACGAACGCCAGCGGCGGATCGAGCGGCGGCGGCCCTCTGCTCTACAGCGGCGGTGGCGCACCGGCCGAATGGATGGCGGCGGCGGGTATCGCTGCTGCCGATCAGGGATACGTGGACTACATCGTCTCCCGTGAGAGCGGCTGGAACCCGAACGCGACCAACTCGTCGTCCGGGGCGTGCGGTCTCGTGCAGGCACTGCCGTGCAGCAAGGTCCCCGGTAACGGTTACAACCCAGTCGACAATCTGCGTTGGGCTACCGGATATGCGGTCGGGCGCTACGGGAGCTGGGCAGGGGCGTACAGCT